Proteins from one Sylvia atricapilla isolate bSylAtr1 chromosome 1, bSylAtr1.pri, whole genome shotgun sequence genomic window:
- the PTER gene encoding phosphotriesterase-related protein isoform X1: MPSLSGKVQTVLGPVEPDCLGYTLTHEHLTMNYSSCFCPPSPGQEPLSNGPIEMKNLFWIKQNPYSHKENLLLYQETDAVREELLHFKAAGGGTIVENTTTGIGRDVNTLKKLAEETGVHIIAGAGFYVDSTHSAQTQAMTVEQLTEIIVDEVLKGADGTNIKCGVVGEIGCSWPLTPSEHRVLQATAQAQSQLGCPVIIHPGRNSDSPFQVIRILQEAGADASKIVMSHLDRTIFDKKKLLEFAKLGCYLEYDLFGTEFLHYQFHPDIDMPNDNERIARIRMLIEEGYEDRILMAHDVHTKNRLMKYGGHGYSHIFKNIVPKMLIRGISQDKIDKILLANPKRWLAFK; the protein is encoded by the exons atgcCTTCTTTGAGTGGAAAAGTGCAGACTGTCTTGGGCCCTGTGGAGCCAGACTGTCTTGGCTACACGTTGACTCATGAACACTTGACTATGAActacagcagctgcttttgtcCACCTTCTCCAGGCCAAGAGCCTTTGTCTAATGGGCCCATTGAGATGAAGAACTTGTTTTGGATTAAGCAAAATCCCTACAGCCATAAAGAAAACCTTCTTTTGTATCAGGAAACAGACGCTgtgagggaggagctgctgcattttaaagcaGCAGGTGGCGGGACAATTGTGGAAAACACAACTACAGGAATTGGTCGGGATGTGAATACTTTGAAGAAACTTGCTGAAGAAACTGGAGTTCATATTATTGCTGGTGCTGGGTTTTATGTGGATTCCACTCATTCAGCTCAAACACAGGCCATGACAGTGGAGCAG CTGACAGAGATTATTGTTGATGAGGTACTCAAAGGAGCAGATGGCACTAATATCAAATGTGGTGTGGTGGGAGAAATAGGATGCTCCTGGCCTTTGACTCCAAGTGAACACAGAGTGCTTCAGGCAACAGCACAGGCTCAGTCACAGCTTGGGTGCCCTGTTATCATCCATCCTGGCAGGAACAGCGACTCCCCTTTCCAGGTCATCCGCATtctgcaggaggctggggctgATGCTTCAAAGATAGTCATGTCTCACCTTGACAG GACCATATTTGATAAAAAGAAACTTCTTGAATTTGCTAAACTTGGATGTTACTTAGAGTATGACCTATTTGGTACAGAATTCCTTCATTACCAGTTCCATCCAGATATTGACATGCCGAACGACAATGAAAGAATTGCAAG GATTCGTATGCTGATTGAGGAAGGCTATGAAGACAGAATTCTGATGGCTCATGATGTGCACACCAAGAACAGGTTGATGAAATATGGAGGTCATGGATATTCacatatctttaaaaatattgttcctAAAATGCTAATTAGAGGCATATCCCAAGATAAAATTGATAAAATACTCCTAGCAAATCCAAAGCGGTGGTTGGCTTTTAAGTAG
- the PTER gene encoding phosphotriesterase-related protein isoform X2, with protein MPSLSGKVQTVLGPVEPDCLGYTLTHEHLTMNYSSCFCPPSPGQEPLSNGPIEMKNLFWIKQNPYSHKENLLLYQETDAVREELLHFKAAGGGTIVENTTTGIGRDVNTLKKLAEETGVHIIAGAGFYVDSTHSAQTQAMTVEQLTEIIVDEVLKGADGTNIKCGVVGEIGCSWPLTPSEHRVLQATAQAQSQLGCPVIIHPGRNSDSPFQVIRILQEAGADASKIVMSHLDRIRMLIEEGYEDRILMAHDVHTKNRLMKYGGHGYSHIFKNIVPKMLIRGISQDKIDKILLANPKRWLAFK; from the exons atgcCTTCTTTGAGTGGAAAAGTGCAGACTGTCTTGGGCCCTGTGGAGCCAGACTGTCTTGGCTACACGTTGACTCATGAACACTTGACTATGAActacagcagctgcttttgtcCACCTTCTCCAGGCCAAGAGCCTTTGTCTAATGGGCCCATTGAGATGAAGAACTTGTTTTGGATTAAGCAAAATCCCTACAGCCATAAAGAAAACCTTCTTTTGTATCAGGAAACAGACGCTgtgagggaggagctgctgcattttaaagcaGCAGGTGGCGGGACAATTGTGGAAAACACAACTACAGGAATTGGTCGGGATGTGAATACTTTGAAGAAACTTGCTGAAGAAACTGGAGTTCATATTATTGCTGGTGCTGGGTTTTATGTGGATTCCACTCATTCAGCTCAAACACAGGCCATGACAGTGGAGCAG CTGACAGAGATTATTGTTGATGAGGTACTCAAAGGAGCAGATGGCACTAATATCAAATGTGGTGTGGTGGGAGAAATAGGATGCTCCTGGCCTTTGACTCCAAGTGAACACAGAGTGCTTCAGGCAACAGCACAGGCTCAGTCACAGCTTGGGTGCCCTGTTATCATCCATCCTGGCAGGAACAGCGACTCCCCTTTCCAGGTCATCCGCATtctgcaggaggctggggctgATGCTTCAAAGATAGTCATGTCTCACCTTGACAG GATTCGTATGCTGATTGAGGAAGGCTATGAAGACAGAATTCTGATGGCTCATGATGTGCACACCAAGAACAGGTTGATGAAATATGGAGGTCATGGATATTCacatatctttaaaaatattgttcctAAAATGCTAATTAGAGGCATATCCCAAGATAAAATTGATAAAATACTCCTAGCAAATCCAAAGCGGTGGTTGGCTTTTAAGTAG